In Cydia pomonella isolate Wapato2018A chromosome 1, ilCydPomo1, whole genome shotgun sequence, one genomic interval encodes:
- the LOC133516403 gene encoding polyhomeotic-proximal chromatin protein-like isoform X6, producing MERCSYGFYTKRSEILDNIQKKKDQDKEQTQSAGFQQVSKGEKAGVGPENASPAVTQHVPAQLLSPPPASAHQLQPADKDKTIKVANSTTITLIENGSLNTDKDKDANYPKNYFTLEPKIDKKDDCNKNSITITRTVPKQSPSQDKSKGQQKPNKRPLQCLETLAEKAGITFEDKYEAANTLLALDKQNNTFPRPQELKQPKTEPDNLGQNEEYRYRNQKEEDDKLQIQQQIIQQQQQQQQQLQQQLQQQQLQQQLQQQQQLQQLQQQALQRQHQAIQQHIKNQQDQQELLQKQFQQQHQQQQQQQQQQQQQQQQQQQQQQQQQQQQQQQQQQPKQELQQVTQQQDLQQQKFLQVVNNQPVHTQQFNVPGIGEINLSFLASPQSNVNLLFDKSQKAGMSGDIKQQQQLVDGQSQVVQQQMSMAQHEQTQQHHQTVTVVSSMPSSLAAHQVQQQQSAAGMQQQTSAGISSMPPLQSLPPNTQHPQQISAEWGHSRVQVIQQPLQNSTYLQQLYNAQGPLLMPGNILHPGINSQQIQVIAAGKPFQGNQLAPHMLTAQGKQVLQGQAAPFPGYTTIPAIPTTQNQTFVFSPLGVINSQPSLLPAHSQPSVSGISHQQKTNEMHKVMSGGKVAGGKAGGAVASGATAMPVAAQCVQVSQPVLGAQQQQAQIISPLQSGGGTMQFAPWQISGALPQVWAGGLQAGVPAGPLLASNPIFLRGAQPDAPSMFIQHSPQNTQHHNNASVACATGTAAKPRASTEGLAKAPRPLSTIMPSGAIRPASSVSTQTNANQAQNQAKHRGKPGVRSPAPAAKQDAANQTNKMQHQMQQPKQQVLLMNSSGQMTQISSVQDKQPITKTIQQQAILQQQALQQQQQQQQQQQQQQQQQQQQLLHQQQTQQMVQHYQQQGMTLGMQQGSLPVGSVAQSLPMAGIPQTISMVQQIHPGVQLSGMSQAGALVGQLGAAPQAQGTLAQVQALQQPQTLVGSGLVQTSVGMAVQQQAAMNHSTAMQTVGGGLSSPQLTLGGGVGLMAAPVPGAVLPLPQPAALVHVKSEDDKNASQSQTPVQQIAPQPMATEPTGEPAGTPFPTSAPPAPPASATDTPPTPTATVGPANGESKSTETKQEPEAAAAAPSPAPVSAPAAASAPAPAPTPAPVPSSAQHTTPSASQAVTTVAASAPASTTAAVTTPVSAAAPLFKSSQCAPRHISQPDKGLPKAMVKPNILTHVIEGYVIQEAGEPFANNVFNPKVNRPLREWAADKDDKENKQPSSDEPPRKQIIRLLPDQENYTVVLAGLKRKKQMLESGSSGHHHLPRISSSHESDRESNVSARAAAGARVAASAGAPAGAGATVKTESAASAEPAPAADDAASKPQLPNVNKWTVAEVCEFIRSIPGCAGYADEFLMQEVDGEALLLIRAEHLVMALSMRLGPALKIVASIDALRPDSDQPQHDHD from the exons ATGGAACGTTGTTCTTATGGTTTTTACACCAAAag ATCGGAGATACTAGACAACATCCAAAAGAAGAAAGATCAAGATAAGGAACAAACACAAAGTGCGGGGTTCCAGCAGGTGTCAAAAGGCGAGAAGGCTGGAGTCGGGCCAGAGAATGCGAGCCCTGCAGTGACGCAGCATGTCCCGGCGCAGCTGCTATCCCCGCCCCCCGCGTCCGCGCACCAGCTTCAGCCCGCCGACAAGGACAAGACCATCAAAGTAGCCAACTCAACCACAATCACACTCATAGAGAACGGCTCTCTCAACACTGACAAAGACAAAGACGCTAACTACCCTAAAAACTATTTCACTTTAGAGCCAAAGATTGATAAGAAAGATGACTGCAACAAAAAtagtattactataactaggaCAGTGCCAAAACAGTCGCCCAGCCAAGACAAGTCAAAGGGGCAACAGAAGCCAAACAAGAGGCCCTTGCAGTGTCTGGAAACTCTTGCTGAAAAGGCAGGAATCACTTTCGAGGATAAATACGAAGCTGCCAACACCCTATTAGCTTTAGATAAACAGAACAATACCTTTCCAAGACCCCAAGAATTAAAACAGCCTAAAACAGAGCCCGATAATCTTGGTCAAAACGAGGAGTATAGATATAGGAATCAGAAAGAAGAGGATGATAAATTACAG ATCCAACAGCAAATAATCCAGCAACAACAACAGCAGCAACAGCAACTGCAGCAGCAACTACAGCAGCAGCAATTGCAGCAGCAGTTGCAGCAACAACAACAGTTACAGCAGTTGCAGCAGCAGGCCTTGCAACGGCAGCACCAGGCCATACAGCAGCATATCAAAAACCAGCAAGACCAACAAGAGCtg TTGCAGAAGCAGTTccaacaacaacatcaacaacaacagcagcagcagcaacaaCAACAGCAGCAACAACAGCAGCaacaacaacagcaacaacaacagcaGCAGCAACAGCAACAACAGCAGCAGCAGCCGAAACAAGAGCTACAGCAAGTTACTCAACAGCAAGATTTGCAACAGCAGAAGTTTTTGCAG GTGGTGAACAACCAGCCGGTGCACACGCAGCAGTTCAACGTGCCCGGCATCGGCGAGATCAACCTCAGCTTCCTCGCGTCCCCGCAGAGCAACGTTAATCTGCTTTTCGACAAGAGCCAGAAGGCCGGCATGAGCGGCGACATCAAACAGCAACAA CAATTAGTAGACGGTCAATCGCAAGTAGTCCAGCAGCAGATGAGTATGGCGCAGCACGAGCAGACGCAGCAGCATCACCAGACGGTCACGGTCGTCTCCTCCATGCCCAGCTCCTTGGCCGCGCACCAG GTCCAACAACAGCAGTCAGCGGCGGGCATGCAGCAGCAGACGAGCGCCGGCATTTCTAGTATGCCGCCGCTTCAGAGCCTACCCCCGAACACGCAACACCCGCAGCAAATCAG CGCTGAATGGGGCCACAGCCGCGTGCAGGTGATTCAGCAGCCGCTGCAGAACAGCACGTACCTGCAGCAGCTGTACAACGCGCAGGGCCCGCTGCTGATGCCCGGCAACATCCTGCACCCCGGCATCAACTCCCAGCAGATACAG GTGATCGCCGCGGGAAAGCCGTTCCAGGGCAACCAGCTGGCTCCGCACATGTTAACTGCGCAGGGCAAGCAAGTTCTGCAGGGGCAAGCCG CTCCGTTCCCAGGCTACACGACGATCCCGGCCATCCCCACGACGCAGAACCAGACGTTCGTGTTCAGCCCGCTCGGCGTCATCAACTCGCAGCCCAGCCTACTGCCCGCGCACTCGCAGCCCTCCGTCTCCGGCATCTCGCACCAGCAGAAGACTAATGAAATGCACAAG GTGATGAGCGGCGGCAAGGTGGCGGGCGGCAAGGCCGGCGGCGCGGTGGCGAGCGGCGCCACGGCCATGCCGGTGGCGGCGCAGTGCGTGCAGGTGTCGCAGCCCGTGCTCGGCGCGCAGCAGCAGCAGGCGCAGATCATCAGCCCGCTGCAG AGCGGCGGCGGCACGATGCAGTTCGCGCCGTGGCAGATCTCGGGCGCGCTGCCGCAGGTGTGGGCGGGCGGGCTGCAGGCGGGCGTGCCCGCGGGCCCGCTGCTCGCCTCCAACCCCATCTTCCTGCGCGGCGCGCAGCCCGACGCGCCCTCCATGTTCATACAGCACTCGCCGCAAAACACGCAGCATCACAACA ACGCGAGCGTGGCGTGCGCGACGGGCACTGCGGCCAAGCCGCGCGCGTCCACCGAGGGCCTGGCCAAGGCGCCGCGGCCGCTGTCCACCATCATGCCGTCCGGCGCCATCCGCCCCGCCTCCTCCGTGTCCACACAGACCAACGCCAACCAGGCCCAGAACCAG GCAAAGCACCGAGGCAAGCCGGGAGTGCGGTCGCCTGCGCCGGCCGCCAAGCAGGACGCCGCCAACCAGACCAACAAGATGCAGCACCAGATGCAGCAGCCCAAACAACA GGTATTACTGATGAATTCAAGCGGGCAGATGACGCAGATATCGAGCGTGCAAGACAAGCAACCCATTACGAAGACTATCCAGCAGCAGGCCATCTTGCAACAGCAGGCGTTGCAG cagcagcaacagcaacaacaacagcagcagcaacaacagcagcagcagcagcagcagttGTTGCATCAGCAGCAAACGCAGCAGATGGTGCAGCATTACCAACAACAAG GAATGACTCTCGGCATGCAGCAAGGCTCGCTGCCGGTGGGGTCGGTGGCGCAGAGCCTGCCCATGGCCGGCATCCCGCAAACCATATCCATGGTGCAGCAGATACATCCG GGCGTGCAGCTGAGCGGCATGTCGCAGGCGGGTGCGCTCGTGGGCCAACTGGGCGCGGCCCCGCAGGCGCAGGGCACGCTCGCGCAGGTGCAGGCTCTGCAGCAGCCGCAG ACTCTCGTCGGCAGTGGGCTCGTCCAGACTTCAGTAGGGATGGCCGTACAACAACAAGCTGCTATGAACCATTCCACTGCCATGCAAACG GTGGGCGGCGGGCTGAGCTCGCCGCAGCTGACGCTGGGCGGCGGCGTGGGGCTAATGGCGGCGCCGGTGCCGGGCGCCGTGCTGCCGCTGCCGCAGCCCGCCGCGCTCGTGCACGTCAAGAGCGAGGACGACAAGAACGCGTCGCAATCGCAG ACGCCGGTGCAGCAGATAGCGCCGCAGCCGATGGCCACGGAGCCGACTGGCGAGCCGGCAGGCACACCCTTCCCTACGTCCGCACCgcccgccccgcccgcttcCGCCACGGACACTCCGCCCACGCCCACCGCCACCGTTG GTCCGGCTAATGGCGAGTCAAAATCAACCGAAACCAAGCAGGAGCCAGAGGCGGCGGCCGCAGCACCCTCTCCCGCTCCTGTGTCCGCGCCCGCGGCTGCTTCCGCCCCAGCGCCCGCCCCTACGCCTGCGCCCGTGCCCAGCAGCGCACAGCACACCACACCTTCAGCGTCCCAG GCGGTGACGACGGTGGCGGCCAGCGCGCCGGCCAGCACCACGGCCGCCGTCACGACGCCCGTGTCCGCGGCCGCGCCGCTCTTCAAGAGCTCGCAGTGCGCGCCGCGCCACATCAGCCAGCCAG aCAAAGGGCTACCAAAAGCGATGGTGAAGCCCAACATCCTGACGCACGTGATCGAGGGCTACGTGATCCAGGAGGCGGGCGAGCCGTTTGCC AATAATGTTTTTAACCCCAAGGTGAACCGGCCGCTGCGCGAATGGGCGGCCGACAAGGACGACAAGGAGAACAAACAGCCTTCGAGCGACGAGCCCCCGC GCAAGCAGATCATCCGACTGCTCCCTGACCAAGAGAATTATACAGTAGTCCTCGCCGGGCTCAAAC GGAAAAAGCAAATGTTGGAAAGTGGCAGTAGTGGGCATCATCATCTACCCCGCATCAGCTCGAGCCATGAGAGCGACCGCGAGAGCAACGTCAGTGCACGAGCGGCCGCGGGCGCGAGGGTGGCGGCGAGTGCGGGCGCGCCGGCCGGCGCGGGCGCCACCGTCAAGACCGAGAGCGCCGCCAGCGCTGAGCCCGCGCCGGCGGCGGACGATGCCGCCAGCAAGCCGCAACTGCCCAATGTCAACAAGTGGACG GTGGCGGAGGTGTGCGAGTTCATCCGCAGTATCCCCGGGTGCGCAGGCTACGCGGACGAGTTCCTCATGCAGGAGGTGGATGGCGAGGC
- the LOC133516403 gene encoding polyhomeotic-proximal chromatin protein-like isoform X8, with protein MERCSYGFYTKRSEILDNIQKKKDQDKEQTQSAGFQQVSKGEKAGVGPENASPAVTQHVPAQLLSPPPASAHQLQPADKDKTIKVANSTTITLIENGSLNTDKDKDANYPKNYFTLEPKIDKKDDCNKNSITITRTVPKQSPSQDKSKGQQKPNKRPLQCLETLAEKAGITFEDKYEAANTLLALDKQNNTFPRPQELKQPKTEPDNLGQNEEYRYRNQKEEDDKLQIQQQIIQQQQQQQQQLQQQLQQQQLQQQLQQQQQLQQLQQQALQRQHQAIQQHIKNQQDQQELLQKQFQQQHQQQQQQQQQQQQQQQQQQQQQQQQQQQQQQQQQQPKQELQQVTQQQDLQQQKFLQVVNNQPVHTQQFNVPGIGEINLSFLASPQSNVNLLFDKSQKAGMSGDIKQQQQLVDGQSQVVQQQMSMAQHEQTQQHHQTVTVVSSMPSSLAAHQVQQQQSAAGMQQQTSAGISSMPPLQSLPPNTQHPQQISAEWGHSRVQVIQQPLQNSTYLQQLYNAQGPLLMPGNILHPGINSQQIQVIAAGKPFQGNQLAPHMLTAQGKQVLQGQAVNFAGLTTYQEQAPFPGYTTIPAIPTTQNQTFVFSPLGVINSQPSLLPAHSQPSVSGISHQQKTNEMHKVMSGGKVAGGKAGGAVASGATAMPVAAQCVQVSQPVLGAQQQQAQIISPLQSGGGTMQFAPWQISGALPQVWAGGLQAGVPAGPLLASNPIFLRGAQPDAPSMFIQHSPQNTQHHNNASVACATGTAAKPRASTEGLAKAPRPLSTIMPSGAIRPASSVSTQTNANQAQNQAKHRGKPGVRSPAPAAKQDAANQTNKMQHQMQQPKQQVLLMNSSGQMTQISSVQDKQPITKTIQQQAILQQQALQQQQQQQQQQQQQQQQQQQQLLHQQQTQQMVQHYQQQGMTLGMQQGSLPVGSVAQSLPMAGIPQTISMVQQIHPGVQLSGMSQAGALVGQLGAAPQAQGTLAQVQALQQPQTLVGSGLVQTSVGMAVQQQAAMNHSTAMQTVGGGLSSPQLTLGGGVGLMAAPVPGAVLPLPQPAALVHVKSEDDKNASQSQTPVQQIAPQPMATEPTGEPAGTPFPTSAPPAPPASATDTPPTPTATVGPANGESKSTETKQEPEAAAAAPSPAPVSAPAAASAPAPAPTPAPVPSSAQHTTPSASQAVTTVAASAPASTTAAVTTPVSAAAPLFKSSQCAPRHISQPDKGLPKAMVKPNILTHVIEGYVIQEAGEPFAVNRPLREWAADKDDKENKQPSSDEPPRKKQMLESGSSGHHHLPRISSSHESDRESNVSARAAAGARVAASAGAPAGAGATVKTESAASAEPAPAADDAASKPQLPNVNKWTVAEVCEFIRSIPGCAGYADEFLMQEVDGEALLLIRAEHLVMALSMRLGPALKIVASIDALRPDSDQPQHDHD; from the exons ATGGAACGTTGTTCTTATGGTTTTTACACCAAAag ATCGGAGATACTAGACAACATCCAAAAGAAGAAAGATCAAGATAAGGAACAAACACAAAGTGCGGGGTTCCAGCAGGTGTCAAAAGGCGAGAAGGCTGGAGTCGGGCCAGAGAATGCGAGCCCTGCAGTGACGCAGCATGTCCCGGCGCAGCTGCTATCCCCGCCCCCCGCGTCCGCGCACCAGCTTCAGCCCGCCGACAAGGACAAGACCATCAAAGTAGCCAACTCAACCACAATCACACTCATAGAGAACGGCTCTCTCAACACTGACAAAGACAAAGACGCTAACTACCCTAAAAACTATTTCACTTTAGAGCCAAAGATTGATAAGAAAGATGACTGCAACAAAAAtagtattactataactaggaCAGTGCCAAAACAGTCGCCCAGCCAAGACAAGTCAAAGGGGCAACAGAAGCCAAACAAGAGGCCCTTGCAGTGTCTGGAAACTCTTGCTGAAAAGGCAGGAATCACTTTCGAGGATAAATACGAAGCTGCCAACACCCTATTAGCTTTAGATAAACAGAACAATACCTTTCCAAGACCCCAAGAATTAAAACAGCCTAAAACAGAGCCCGATAATCTTGGTCAAAACGAGGAGTATAGATATAGGAATCAGAAAGAAGAGGATGATAAATTACAG ATCCAACAGCAAATAATCCAGCAACAACAACAGCAGCAACAGCAACTGCAGCAGCAACTACAGCAGCAGCAATTGCAGCAGCAGTTGCAGCAACAACAACAGTTACAGCAGTTGCAGCAGCAGGCCTTGCAACGGCAGCACCAGGCCATACAGCAGCATATCAAAAACCAGCAAGACCAACAAGAGCtg TTGCAGAAGCAGTTccaacaacaacatcaacaacaacagcagcagcagcaacaaCAACAGCAGCAACAACAGCAGCaacaacaacagcaacaacaacagcaGCAGCAACAGCAACAACAGCAGCAGCAGCCGAAACAAGAGCTACAGCAAGTTACTCAACAGCAAGATTTGCAACAGCAGAAGTTTTTGCAG GTGGTGAACAACCAGCCGGTGCACACGCAGCAGTTCAACGTGCCCGGCATCGGCGAGATCAACCTCAGCTTCCTCGCGTCCCCGCAGAGCAACGTTAATCTGCTTTTCGACAAGAGCCAGAAGGCCGGCATGAGCGGCGACATCAAACAGCAACAA CAATTAGTAGACGGTCAATCGCAAGTAGTCCAGCAGCAGATGAGTATGGCGCAGCACGAGCAGACGCAGCAGCATCACCAGACGGTCACGGTCGTCTCCTCCATGCCCAGCTCCTTGGCCGCGCACCAG GTCCAACAACAGCAGTCAGCGGCGGGCATGCAGCAGCAGACGAGCGCCGGCATTTCTAGTATGCCGCCGCTTCAGAGCCTACCCCCGAACACGCAACACCCGCAGCAAATCAG CGCTGAATGGGGCCACAGCCGCGTGCAGGTGATTCAGCAGCCGCTGCAGAACAGCACGTACCTGCAGCAGCTGTACAACGCGCAGGGCCCGCTGCTGATGCCCGGCAACATCCTGCACCCCGGCATCAACTCCCAGCAGATACAG GTGATCGCCGCGGGAAAGCCGTTCCAGGGCAACCAGCTGGCTCCGCACATGTTAACTGCGCAGGGCAAGCAAGTTCTGCAGGGGCAAGCCG taaactttGCAGGTCTAACGACGTATCAGGAACAAG CTCCGTTCCCAGGCTACACGACGATCCCGGCCATCCCCACGACGCAGAACCAGACGTTCGTGTTCAGCCCGCTCGGCGTCATCAACTCGCAGCCCAGCCTACTGCCCGCGCACTCGCAGCCCTCCGTCTCCGGCATCTCGCACCAGCAGAAGACTAATGAAATGCACAAG GTGATGAGCGGCGGCAAGGTGGCGGGCGGCAAGGCCGGCGGCGCGGTGGCGAGCGGCGCCACGGCCATGCCGGTGGCGGCGCAGTGCGTGCAGGTGTCGCAGCCCGTGCTCGGCGCGCAGCAGCAGCAGGCGCAGATCATCAGCCCGCTGCAG AGCGGCGGCGGCACGATGCAGTTCGCGCCGTGGCAGATCTCGGGCGCGCTGCCGCAGGTGTGGGCGGGCGGGCTGCAGGCGGGCGTGCCCGCGGGCCCGCTGCTCGCCTCCAACCCCATCTTCCTGCGCGGCGCGCAGCCCGACGCGCCCTCCATGTTCATACAGCACTCGCCGCAAAACACGCAGCATCACAACA ACGCGAGCGTGGCGTGCGCGACGGGCACTGCGGCCAAGCCGCGCGCGTCCACCGAGGGCCTGGCCAAGGCGCCGCGGCCGCTGTCCACCATCATGCCGTCCGGCGCCATCCGCCCCGCCTCCTCCGTGTCCACACAGACCAACGCCAACCAGGCCCAGAACCAG GCAAAGCACCGAGGCAAGCCGGGAGTGCGGTCGCCTGCGCCGGCCGCCAAGCAGGACGCCGCCAACCAGACCAACAAGATGCAGCACCAGATGCAGCAGCCCAAACAACA GGTATTACTGATGAATTCAAGCGGGCAGATGACGCAGATATCGAGCGTGCAAGACAAGCAACCCATTACGAAGACTATCCAGCAGCAGGCCATCTTGCAACAGCAGGCGTTGCAG cagcagcaacagcaacaacaacagcagcagcaacaacagcagcagcagcagcagcagttGTTGCATCAGCAGCAAACGCAGCAGATGGTGCAGCATTACCAACAACAAG GAATGACTCTCGGCATGCAGCAAGGCTCGCTGCCGGTGGGGTCGGTGGCGCAGAGCCTGCCCATGGCCGGCATCCCGCAAACCATATCCATGGTGCAGCAGATACATCCG GGCGTGCAGCTGAGCGGCATGTCGCAGGCGGGTGCGCTCGTGGGCCAACTGGGCGCGGCCCCGCAGGCGCAGGGCACGCTCGCGCAGGTGCAGGCTCTGCAGCAGCCGCAG ACTCTCGTCGGCAGTGGGCTCGTCCAGACTTCAGTAGGGATGGCCGTACAACAACAAGCTGCTATGAACCATTCCACTGCCATGCAAACG GTGGGCGGCGGGCTGAGCTCGCCGCAGCTGACGCTGGGCGGCGGCGTGGGGCTAATGGCGGCGCCGGTGCCGGGCGCCGTGCTGCCGCTGCCGCAGCCCGCCGCGCTCGTGCACGTCAAGAGCGAGGACGACAAGAACGCGTCGCAATCGCAG ACGCCGGTGCAGCAGATAGCGCCGCAGCCGATGGCCACGGAGCCGACTGGCGAGCCGGCAGGCACACCCTTCCCTACGTCCGCACCgcccgccccgcccgcttcCGCCACGGACACTCCGCCCACGCCCACCGCCACCGTTG GTCCGGCTAATGGCGAGTCAAAATCAACCGAAACCAAGCAGGAGCCAGAGGCGGCGGCCGCAGCACCCTCTCCCGCTCCTGTGTCCGCGCCCGCGGCTGCTTCCGCCCCAGCGCCCGCCCCTACGCCTGCGCCCGTGCCCAGCAGCGCACAGCACACCACACCTTCAGCGTCCCAG GCGGTGACGACGGTGGCGGCCAGCGCGCCGGCCAGCACCACGGCCGCCGTCACGACGCCCGTGTCCGCGGCCGCGCCGCTCTTCAAGAGCTCGCAGTGCGCGCCGCGCCACATCAGCCAGCCAG aCAAAGGGCTACCAAAAGCGATGGTGAAGCCCAACATCCTGACGCACGTGATCGAGGGCTACGTGATCCAGGAGGCGGGCGAGCCGTTTGCC GTGAACCGGCCGCTGCGCGAATGGGCGGCCGACAAGGACGACAAGGAGAACAAACAGCCTTCGAGCGACGAGCCCCCGC GGAAAAAGCAAATGTTGGAAAGTGGCAGTAGTGGGCATCATCATCTACCCCGCATCAGCTCGAGCCATGAGAGCGACCGCGAGAGCAACGTCAGTGCACGAGCGGCCGCGGGCGCGAGGGTGGCGGCGAGTGCGGGCGCGCCGGCCGGCGCGGGCGCCACCGTCAAGACCGAGAGCGCCGCCAGCGCTGAGCCCGCGCCGGCGGCGGACGATGCCGCCAGCAAGCCGCAACTGCCCAATGTCAACAAGTGGACG GTGGCGGAGGTGTGCGAGTTCATCCGCAGTATCCCCGGGTGCGCAGGCTACGCGGACGAGTTCCTCATGCAGGAGGTGGATGGCGAGGC